Genomic segment of Paenibacillus polymyxa:
AAGTACCTTTTACACGGAATTGCGCCCATAAGGATAATCCGAACGCAAGAATAATCAATATATACATACCCATCATAAAGCAACCCTCCATTATTGTTCGTCATAGCCCGGGCATCTACATCATAGAACTATGCTCCAGCAGATACTTCAGAGCTTCGATACAAGCGGCGCTTTGTGGTAGTAGACCAGTAAGCAACTTGCGCGCTTGAACGGGCTTGAGCTGCCCCAAAAGAGGCTGTAGTTCATTGACTTCACGTTCTAGACGCTGCATGTGCATCTCTAGACTCGTTAGTTTGTCAGTGACGTGCTCTTCCCCCGCGACCGAGTTCCATTTAATCAGTGTCTGTCTGATTTCCTCAAGGCTATACTTCTCTTGTTTCATTTGGTTAATACGTTCAAGCCTGTTTAAGGTTTCATCATTATAAAGCCGATAATTTTTCAATGATCGTTCTTCAGGTGTGATCAAACCAAGCTTTGTGTAATAATCAATAGTTCGTTCGCTGACA
This window contains:
- a CDS encoding MerR family transcriptional regulator translates to MKLYRIGELAKAAGVSERTIDYYTKLGLITPEERSLKNYRLYNDETLNRLERINQMKQEKYSLEEIRQTLIKWNSVAGEEHVTDKLTSLEMHMQRLEREVNELQPLLGQLKPVQARKLLTGLLPQSAACIEALKYLLEHSSMM